The Apium graveolens cultivar Ventura chromosome 3, ASM990537v1, whole genome shotgun sequence sequence AAAGCGGGCCCACAGTTTCCTCAATATACACCACGTCAGTAGCGATAACAAAGTCAAACGGCGGGTTTAGCGCGTTAATTTGGTCAACATTGGTCCAATACAATTGGGCCATTTTTAACATCCGGCCCAACACGGGTTTATTTCTTTTGAGATTGTGTTTTAGGGCCGGCATGACTGGAGCTATGTCTGTTAAAACCACGTCGTTGAGGCCCAGTAAGTAAAGGCCCATTCCAGCTACGCCACACCCAGTGCCTAACTCGATGCCTCGTTTGTTGCGAAAATCGAGGAGATCGGCGTAGGGATTGTCGCCGGTGACCGGAGAAGTCCATCGCTCGGCGAACTTGACGACGACGAGTGAACATGGCCACACTGAAGTGCCGACGTGCATCGACGCGTTGTCTTGTTGAATTGAGAGCTGAGTGTCGCGAACTTTTAATTCAACCGCTGGCGATTTTGTGAATTTCATGTTTTTAACTCAGTGAGTCGAAGGAGGTGAGATAGAGCTTATACAAGGTTTCGAGGAGTGTAAGCGAGTCAGGGTTCGGCTCGAGGTCGATTAAAACTTGGGACTCGAGTTCGATTGAACTTTTAAATTAAAGTTCGTCTCATAAAAAAATTGAGAGGGTTGAGTTCGACTTGAATTAATTTTCACAAATATTgacataatttaaaatattacGGGTTCAGCAACTTCATGTCAAGTACAATTCGActgaatatataaatataaaaagatattgaaaattttatataaaattcagatatataattaaaaataaaaaaattaatagaGTCTTGATAAGACTGCAAACTTTATGCGAAGAGAAATTTAAAGTTTGAACACATCTTCGTAAAGAATTAGAATAGTTTAAGATCGAGCTTGACTCAAATTATCAAGCCAATTTCAAATATTTTACAAGTTAATCTTGAGTAATTTGTGACTAGTTTCCTCATTTAAACTCCTAATTTTGACTTTAAAATtatgtattataaattttaatattttagttttataaatgaaaatatcattttttataaaaatatttataactaTATTATCTTCTGgaaatatttgtaaaatatttttggcaaccaaattttattatattttccttttccatatttattaaaaataattaaatttatattatttatttatttaatagtgCTACTTGTTAAAGAAGACTACTCTTTAATTTTAATTGctaatttttaaaattgtacGTGTTGATTTAAGTTGCTTCAAAGTTACAAAAGTTATTCTTGCAAATTTATCACAAAAAACCGTATTCTGGTAAATTTTACAAGAAATAATACTTTTGCAAAACATTTAAAAAAAGACAGATATTTTACATAAACATTTCCATCCTCGGGTACTTTTGAGAAACCCCAAAcaattataataaaaattatattttagaagaaaatattttgaaataaaaaaatttaaagaGGTGGTCAAAATAGCTTAAAATGCGAGGAAATATCAAAGCTTCTTATAAAGATAGTTTAAAAtgtgtttttaaaaaaaaaattataatttggGGAAGTGGACTTGTGAGGTGTGTGAGTTGGGCCTGGGGTACAGGCCGAGTCCAAAATTAAAAGCTGAAATGCGGGTACTTGAATTTTGAGGAATATATTATTGGTTGGCCACTAATTGGGCCCATGTTGTTGTCATTTGAATAAGTGGTCGACAACTTTTTTAGGTTTGGTGCGTTTAATTTGCTTGCAATTCTGCAATTCACCTTGAGACCAAATTGCCTATATAATTATTAGAtgattatattaaaattattgattGTGCACAAGTCGTGCGATCACGGATCAGCAAGGCTATTATTATTTGAATACTAATCCGATGTATAAAATTGAAGTATGAACAAAATATTGTCGAATTAATATAAAGTTCATGTTTACAACAGTGAAAAAATTCCGGTGTATTTGTAGTTT is a genomic window containing:
- the LOC141710560 gene encoding uncharacterized protein LOC141710560, which produces MKFTKSPAVELKVRDTQLSIQQDNASMHVGTSVWPCSLVVVKFAERWTSPVTGDNPYADLLDFRNKRGIELGTGCGVAGMGLYLLGLNDVVLTDIAPVMPALKHNLKRNKPVLGRMLKMAQLYWTNVDQINALNPPFDFVIATDVVYIEETVGPLLDAMQALVGQNGVVLLGYQLRSPEADRLFWEMCPTVFNVEKVPHEHLHCEYAYEEADVYVLRKKL